From the genome of Panulirus ornatus isolate Po-2019 chromosome 19, ASM3632096v1, whole genome shotgun sequence, one region includes:
- the LOC139755497 gene encoding uncharacterized protein produces the protein MKVNTGEKPHKCLHCQKTFAQKSHLVQHIKVHTEEKPYECSQCQKTFKLRSAVVKHMKVHSQEKLHECSCCQKSFSVRCNLMQHMNIHTGEKPYECSQCQKSFSQRSILKQHMNTHTGEKPYECSQCHKAFSRRSFLVQHLKVHTGEKPHECPHCQKTFSDRSALLQHRRVHTGEKPYECSQCQKTFAKNSSLVQHMTMHTGEKPYECSHCRKSFSKKSHLVEHIRLHTGEKPYECSQCQKTFTQKSTLVQHVRVHTGERPYECSQCQKTFSQRSHLAKHMILHTEKFNECSHYETSSQKSSFVEQLNVHTGKKSYECLQCQKLFSRKSNIVRHLILHTREKPFECSQCQKPFSKKSHLVEHIRLHTGEKPYECSQCQKAFTQKSTLVQHMRVHTGEKPYECSQCQKTFSQRSHLAKHVILHTEEKFYESSHYQASSEESSIVEHLNISTRKNPYECLQCQKSFFKKSSLARHMTLHTRDKPYESFQNQESSQNSALAEHLNILTGEKPYEFPQCHISEDDLICHLKIKKSSGPEEVKREVGNDAESLIVKMEPWPKVAQIVPQLCERVEMNDIDIKEEF, from the coding sequence ATGAAAGTTAATACAGGAGAAAAACCACATAAATGTTTACATTGTCAAAAGACCTTTGCACAGAAGAGTCATTTAGTGCAACATATAAAAGTTCATACAgaggagaagccatatgaatgttcacagtgtcaaAAGACCTTCAAATTAAGGAGTGCTGTAGTGAAACACATGAAAGTTCATTCACAAGAGAAACTGCATGAATGTTCATGTTGCCAAAAGTCCTTCTCAGTGAGGTGTAATTTAATGCAgcacatgaatattcatacaggagagaagccatatgaatgttcacagtgccaaaagagcTTCTCACAGAGGAGTATTTTAAAGCAGCACATGAATACTCATACTGGGGAGAAACCTtatgaatgttcacaatgccaTAAAGCCTTCTCACGGAGAAGTTTTTTAGTGCAGCACTTGaaagttcatacaggagagaagccacatgagtgtccacattgccaaaagaccttctcagaTAGGAGTGCATTACTGCAGCACAGAAGAGTTCATAcgggagagaaaccatatgaatgttctcaGTGCCAGAAGACCTTTGCTAAGAATAGTTCTTTGGTACAGCACATGACTATGCATACAGGAgaaaaaccatatgaatgttcacactgCCGAAAGTCCTTCTCAAAGAAGAGCCATTTAGTAGAGCACATAAgacttcatacaggagagaaaccatatgaatgttcacaatgccaaaaGACCTTTACACAGAAGAGTACTTTAGTGCAGCATGTgagagttcatacaggagagaggccatatgaatgttcccagtgccaaaagaccttctcacaGAGGAGTCATTTAGCAAAACACATGATTCTTCATACAGAGAAATTCAATGAATGTTCACATTATGAAACATCCTCTCAAAAGAGTTCTTTTGTAGAACAGTTAAATGTTCATACAGGAAAGAAGTCATATGAATGTTTACAGTGCCAAAAGTTATTCTCTAGGAAAAGCAATATAGTGCGGCATTTGATTcttcatacaagagagaagccatttgaatgttcacagtgccagaaGCCCTTCTCAAAGAAGAGCCATTTAGTAGAGCACATAAGgcttcatacaggagagaaaccatatgaatgctCCCAGTGCCAAAAGGCCTTCACACAGAAAAGTACTTTGGTGCAGCACATGAGagttcatactggagagaagccatatgaatgttcccaATGTCAAAAGACCTTTTCACAGAGGAGTCATTTAGCAAAACATGTGATTCTTCATACAGAAGAGAAGTTTTATGAATCTTCACATTATCAAGCATCCTCTGAAGAGAGTTCTATAGTGGAGCACTTGAATATTTCTACAAGAAAGAATCCATATGAATGTTTACAGtgccaaaagtctttctttaagAAAAGTAGTTTAGCACGGCACATGACACTTCATACAAGGGATAAGCCATATGAATCTTTTCAAAACCAAGAGTCCTCTCAAAATAGTGCTTTAGCAGAGCACTTGAATATTctcacaggagagaaaccatatgaatttCCACAGTGTCATATATCTGAGGATGATTTGATATGTCACCTGAAAATAAAGAAGTCCAGTGGTCCTGAGGAAGTGAAACGTGAAGTTGGTAATGATGCAGAATCTCTCATTGTCAAGATGGAACCTTGGCCAAAAGTAGCACAGATTGTCCCTCAGTTATGCGAAAGGGTTGAGATGAATGATATTGACATCAAAGAAGAGTTCTGA